From Geomonas agri, one genomic window encodes:
- a CDS encoding PEP-CTERM sorting domain-containing protein codes for MPGNSVWLASIDNPPVPEPGTMVLLGAGFLGLAIYGKRRRN; via the coding sequence GTGCCGGGAAACAGCGTATGGCTCGCCTCCATCGACAACCCGCCGGTCCCCGAGCCTGGCACCATGGTGCTTCTTGGTGCCGGTTTCCTTGGCCTGGCCATCTACGGCAAACGCCGCAGGAACTAA
- a CDS encoding GSU3473 family protein → MLVQVHWTNKRYDYVKDYMLDSLIEAGVVARFLRSSGWVTIGVDPIRSAKNKKNYGGPERRHMGSAAA, encoded by the coding sequence ATGCTGGTTCAAGTGCATTGGACAAACAAGCGGTACGACTACGTGAAGGACTACATGCTGGACAGTTTGATCGAGGCCGGTGTCGTGGCGCGATTTCTGCGCTCCTCTGGTTGGGTAACCATCGGTGTCGATCCGATCCGTTCCGCAAAGAACAAGAAAAATTACGGCGGTCCGGAAAGACGGCACATGGGAAGTGCCGCAGCATGA
- a CDS encoding flagellin N-terminal helical domain-containing protein, translated as MTVSDISLTAGMRTNLLYLQNTSQLLNRTQQRLSSGKQVNSALDNPTNYFAAQNANQRASDLSDRKDGMSEAVQTVKATNAGISAITGLINAAKGVAQSALSTSDTTVQSKLANQYNTIRSQIDNISSDSGYRGLDLLSSINTLTVNFNEDASSTLDVVGFLASSDGLSLTAASGSWQTVSDITTDTAKMDTAISTLRVNTQALAANLNIITTRQSFTDDMINTLQTGADNLTLADMNEEGANMLMLQTRQSLGTTSLSLSSAAAQSILKLF; from the coding sequence ATGACAGTAAGTGACATCTCTTTGACCGCCGGCATGAGGACCAACCTTTTGTACCTGCAGAACACCAGCCAGCTGTTGAACCGCACCCAACAGAGGCTGTCGTCGGGCAAGCAGGTCAACAGCGCCCTGGACAACCCGACCAACTATTTCGCGGCCCAAAATGCCAACCAGCGCGCCAGCGACCTCTCCGACCGCAAGGACGGCATGTCGGAAGCGGTCCAGACGGTCAAGGCGACCAACGCCGGGATCAGCGCCATCACCGGTCTGATCAACGCCGCCAAGGGCGTGGCCCAGTCCGCCCTCTCCACCAGCGATACCACCGTGCAGTCGAAGCTGGCCAACCAGTACAACACCATCCGCAGCCAGATCGACAACATCTCCTCCGACTCGGGGTACCGTGGCCTGGACCTGTTGAGCAGCATCAACACCTTGACCGTCAACTTCAACGAGGATGCCAGCTCGACCCTGGACGTGGTCGGTTTCCTGGCTAGCTCCGACGGCCTGAGCCTCACCGCGGCCAGCGGCAGCTGGCAGACTGTCTCTGATATCACCACCGACACGGCGAAGATGGATACCGCCATCTCGACCCTCAGGGTCAATACCCAGGCCCTGGCCGCCAACCTGAACATCATCACCACGCGCCAAAGCTTTACCGACGACATGATTAACACCCTGCAGACCGGCGCCGACAACCTGACCCTCGCCGACATGAACGAGGAAGGGGCCAACATGCTCATGCTGCAAACCCGCCAGTCCCTGGGCACCACCTCGCTGAGCCTCTCGTCAGCCGCGGCGCAGTCCATCCTTAAGCTGTTCTAG
- a CDS encoding CAAX prenyl protease-related protein, which translates to MSKTAIQARLYREAVCRVLPFAVFMAFVGLQELLQIAERAGWLKLPPTAHLYLYPIKALTVAVLLWAYRKKYRELHLEELCNLTRNVTVVLVGVVTFVLWISIDYAVPFSAAPAGFMPHLLPAGPVRLAITGVRMAGAVLVVPLMEELFWRSFLLRYLVHPAFRSVRIGTFTWPSFLLTTVLFGLEHHLFWAGMAAGAIYNFVCYRTRSITLCVLAHAVTNLALVCYVLATGNWHLW; encoded by the coding sequence ATGTCCAAAACGGCAATCCAGGCACGACTGTACAGGGAAGCTGTCTGCCGCGTCCTCCCCTTCGCCGTTTTCATGGCGTTTGTGGGGCTCCAGGAACTTCTCCAGATCGCCGAAAGGGCCGGGTGGCTCAAGCTCCCCCCAACCGCCCATCTCTACCTGTACCCGATCAAGGCGTTGACCGTGGCAGTCCTCCTGTGGGCCTACCGGAAGAAGTACCGCGAACTGCACCTCGAAGAACTGTGTAACCTCACGAGAAACGTCACGGTTGTCCTGGTCGGAGTGGTCACCTTCGTCCTCTGGATCTCCATCGACTACGCCGTTCCGTTCTCCGCGGCACCCGCCGGCTTCATGCCGCATCTTCTACCCGCCGGACCGGTGCGTCTCGCGATTACCGGGGTGCGCATGGCAGGAGCGGTGCTCGTAGTGCCCCTCATGGAGGAACTGTTCTGGCGTTCCTTTTTGCTGCGTTACCTTGTCCACCCCGCTTTCCGCTCGGTGCGGATCGGCACCTTCACCTGGCCTTCTTTCCTGCTCACCACCGTTCTTTTCGGGCTGGAGCACCACCTTTTCTGGGCCGGTATGGCAGCAGGCGCAATCTATAACTTCGTCTGCTACCGGACCCGCAGCATCACCCTCTGCGTCCTCGCCCACGCCGTCACCAACCTCGCCCTGGTCTGCTACGTCCTTGCCACCGGAAACTGGCACCTCTGGTAA
- a CDS encoding PEP-CTERM sorting domain-containing protein: MDKDAIPTAPPSSITLSTGTGALGGTDFYGGTWNTSTGFAGKFNTEKVDLYSWMGLVPSGNASNNFGNWHDADLAVNGIDASFFAIFVYSLNGTGISGGETIDVTFSDPLANGTFVVAYGQAYVGNGPDPGIHSFTTPFTEAGLTHTPPVPEPGTMILLGTGFLGLAIWGKRRRNA, from the coding sequence GTGGATAAGGATGCAATCCCAACAGCCCCGCCCTCCTCCATAACCCTCTCCACCGGCACGGGCGCCCTCGGGGGAACCGATTTCTACGGCGGGACCTGGAACACCTCCACCGGATTTGCCGGAAAGTTCAATACCGAGAAAGTGGACCTCTACAGTTGGATGGGGCTCGTTCCGTCTGGCAACGCCTCGAACAACTTCGGTAACTGGCATGACGCGGATCTGGCGGTGAACGGCATCGATGCGAGTTTCTTCGCCATCTTCGTCTACAGCCTGAACGGTACCGGCATCTCTGGCGGAGAAACCATCGACGTCACCTTCTCCGATCCCTTGGCAAACGGGACCTTCGTGGTGGCCTACGGACAGGCGTATGTTGGCAATGGTCCAGACCCAGGAATACACTCCTTCACCACCCCGTTCACCGAGGCAGGGCTCACCCACACCCCGCCAGTTCCCGAGCCTGGCACCATGATCCTCCTGGGCACCGGGTTCCTCGGTCTCGCAATCTGGGGCAAGCGGCGCAGAAACGCCTAA